The following are encoded in a window of Acropora muricata isolate sample 2 chromosome 6, ASM3666990v1, whole genome shotgun sequence genomic DNA:
- the LOC136919046 gene encoding formin-like protein 3 isoform X2: MVQDRGNSKHQIHGNKKRKKSSQPVQKSMRRLSMFDSIRSSSSNIFSQSSSGEGGDDIEFDVDDELPDDEEVERRFALLLEKMTLPPERAAELAKSPKANKWKMIKAKELMQPKYSSGFYIEQLRTHKDIALNKNSGASNKKMLKGLEPVEMILRSLEVDLRTHPNTTWLREFIDDPFRGHVALIEFLQYLHLNQPPFGDLDVGKRKGRPDVLARDFVDEHLCLLCLRVLMKNKYGFQSVMGVEDSLKAIILCLKINSLKTQALVVKMLAQACIQSEYYERVVEALQFYAKATRETKPFEMLVTLMYQQPITPQFQTLCLIFFNSLISITPTFNLKVFHQQEIEDAGLDVERLERTLEGMEAASVRQCLKTWQENYINVQNVMDEFVSLRERTKYLRDEVDLLQTKLEELQKENTKLRETNTELDQQAEDYRLRATELQTTLENVVKQVQHEADQVELPDDLITSVTEAAAAVTVPPAPSPPPPPPPPPPPLGAEGTLVPPPPPPPPGIDGSLSVKRRVNANKVRLPMLNWTPISRQSDASIYFKEIRDGEVLEMLDFADFDRKFELKASEASGDLIARKEQALKRAAEQITLIEPKRARNLVIARRRIQHSTEMIGSLIDQCDLVELPPEHAELLLKFVPTKKELAGLARHVSEFSRLAEAEQFMFEIAKVERYETKLSVMAFIGVFDELMRTVMPQVDAVLRAATSIINSVKLKKLFKIILIYGNYMNGSRRGLAYGFKLESLSKLEDTRSTDRKQTFLSYIVDVVRRKFPDLQDFADDLYVDGATTVSMQTLAADVQGLRKGLDLTKSERDKQPENFIIFTFYNTAFKKVQRVTERYRKMEEAYVQVCSLFGENPKVVEPSDFFKTFIDFISNYKVC, translated from the exons ATGGTTCAAGATCGTGGAAACTCAAAACATCAAATTCATggcaacaagaaaagaaagaaaagctcACAACCAGTTCAAAAATCAATGCGAAGGCTCAGTATGTTCGACTCCATTCGTTCTTCTTCGAGCAACATATTCTCGCAGAGTTCTTCTGGTGAAGGAGGAGACGACATAG AgtttgatgttgatgatgaATTACCAGACGATGAAGAAGTCGAGCGAAGATTTGCCTTACTATTG GAAAAGATGACTCTGCCGCCGGAAAGAGCTGCAGAGCTCGCAAAAAGTCCCAAAGCTAACAAATGGAAGATGATTAAAGCGAAG GAGTTAATGCAACCCAAGTATTCATCTGGTTTCTACATTGAACAGCTAAGGACTCACAAGGATATTGCATTAAACAAGAATTCTGGAGCAAGCAACAAGAAAATGCTGAAAGGTCTGGAACCTGTTGAGATGATTCTACGGTCCCTGGAGGTTGACCTGCGTACCCATCCCAATACTAC GTGGTTGCGTGAATTTATTGATGATCCATTCCGAGGGCATGTTGCCTTGATTGAATTTCTACAGTACCTTCACCTGAACCAACCTCCTTTTGGTGACTTAGATGTTGGGAAAAGGAAAGGCAGACCTGATGTTCTGGCAAGGGACTTT gTTGATGAACATTTGTGCCTTTTGTGTTTAAGGGtgttaatgaaaaacaaa TATGGTTTCCAGTCAGTCATGGGTGTGGAAGACAGTCTGAAAGCCATAATCCTTTGTCTAAAAATAAATAGTTTAAAGACACAAGCATTGGTGGTTAAG ATGTTAGCCCAGGCCTGCATACAGTCAGAATATTATGAAAGAGTTGTTGAAGCCTTGCAATTTTACGCTAAGGCAACAAGAGAGACTAAGCCATTTGAAATGCTGGTCACCCTTATGTATCAGCAACCCATAACGCCTCAATTTCAG ACACTGTGCCTCATCTTCTTTAACTCCCTGATAAGCATTACTCCAACATTTAACTTGAAAGTGTTCCATCAACAAGAAATTGAAGATGCAGGTCTGGATGTGGAGCGTCTGGAAAGg ACCTTGGAGGGTATGGAAGCAGCATCAGTACGCCAATGTTTAAAAACTTGGCAGGAAAACTACATCAATGTACAAAATGTTATGGACGAATTTGTAAGCCTTAGAGAGAGAACCAAGTATCTTAGGGATGAG GTTGATCTTTTGCAAACGAAACTGGAG GAGTTACAGAAAGAGAACACAAAGCTTAGGGAAACAAACACAGAG CTGGACCAGCAAGCTGAAGACTACAGACTGCGAGCTACAGAACTGCAGACAACTCTAGAAAATGTAGTG AAACAAGTGCAACATGAAGCGGACCAGGTTGAGTTGCCTGATGACCTAATCACCAGTGTAACAGAAGCTGCAGCTGCAGTGACAGTTCCACCCGCTCCTTCCCCACCCCCGCCACCACCACCTCCTCCACCACCACTTGGAGCAGAAG GCACTCTGGTTCCTCCTCCCCCTCCACCTCCTCCAGGAATAG ATGGGTCTTTGTCTGTGAAGCGGAGAGTGAATGCTAATAAGGTTCGCCTTCCCATGTTGAATTGGACTCCAATATCGAGACAGTCAGATGCTAGCATTTACTTCAAG GAAATCAGGGATGGAGAAGTTCTGGAAATGTTGGACTTTGCTGACTTTGACAGAAAATTCGAGTTGAAAGCCAGTGAAGCATCAGGAGATCTTATTGCCAGGAAAGAGCAAG CCTTGAAGCGAGCAGCAGAACAGATCACGCTTATTGAACCGAAGAGAGCAAGAAACTTGG TGATCGCCCGGCGCCGTATCCAGCATTCTACAGAAATGATTGGAAGCTTGATCGATCAGTGCGATTTGGTAGAACTTCCGCCTGAACATGCTGAGTTACTGCTCAAGTTTGTTCCAACTAAGAAAGAG CTTGCAGGCTTGGCACGACATGTAAGCGAGTTTTCAAGACTGGCTGAAGCTGAACAGTTTATGTTCGAG ATCGCAAAGGTAGAGCGTTACGAGACAAAGCTAAGTGTCATGGCGTTTATTGGGGTATTTGATGAACTCATGAGGACTGTAATGCCG cAAGTCGACGCTGTGCTCAGAGCCGCGACTTCCATTATCAACAGtgtgaaactaaaaaaattgtTCAAG ATTATCTTGATATACGGTAACTACATGAATGGCAGTAGACGAGGACTTGCCTATGGATTTAAATTGGAATCACTTAGCAAG CTCGAGGATACTCGCTCTACAGACAGAAAACAGACTTTCCTGAGTTACATCGTGGATGTTGTGCGAAGAAAATTCCCTGATCTTCAGGACTTTGCAGACGACTTGTACGTTGACGGAGCAACAACAG TATCTATGCAGACACTTGCAGCTGATGTTCAGGGATTACGGAAAGGCTTGGACCTGACGAAGTCTGAGAGAGACAAACAACCAgaaaatttcattattttt ACATTCTACAATACAGCATTCAAGAAAGTTCAGCGTGTGACTGAACGCTATCGTAAGATGGAAGAGGCTTATGTGCAAGTCTGCTCTCTGTTTGGTGAAAATCCTAAAGTAGTCGAACCTTCAGATTTCTTCAAGACCTTCATTGACTTTATATCTAATTATAAG GTTTGCTAG
- the LOC136919046 gene encoding formin-like protein 3 isoform X1 has protein sequence MVQDRGNSKHQIHGNKKRKKSSQPVQKSMRRLSMFDSIRSSSSNIFSQSSSGEGGDDIEFDVDDELPDDEEVERRFALLLEKMTLPPERAAELAKSPKANKWKMIKAKELMQPKYSSGFYIEQLRTHKDIALNKNSGASNKKMLKGLEPVEMILRSLEVDLRTHPNTTWLREFIDDPFRGHVALIEFLQYLHLNQPPFGDLDVGKRKGRPDVLARDFVDEHLCLLCLRVLMKNKYGFQSVMGVEDSLKAIILCLKINSLKTQALVVKMLAQACIQSEYYERVVEALQFYAKATRETKPFEMLVTLMYQQPITPQFQTLCLIFFNSLISITPTFNLKVFHQQEIEDAGLDVERLERTLEGMEAASVRQCLKTWQENYINVQNVMDEFVSLRERTKYLRDEVDLLQTKLEELQKENTKLRETNTELDQQAEDYRLRATELQTTLENVVKQVQHEADQVELPDDLITSVTEAAAAVTVPPAPSPPPPPPPPPPPLGAEGTLVPPPPPPPPGIDGSLSVKRRVNANKVRLPMLNWTPISRQSDASIYFKEIRDGEVLEMLDFADFDRKFELKASEASGDLIARKEQALKRAAEQITLIEPKRARNLVIARRRIQHSTEMIGSLIDQCDLVELPPEHAELLLKFVPTKKELAGLARHVSEFSRLAEAEQFMFEIAKVERYETKLSVMAFIGVFDELMRTVMPQVDAVLRAATSIINSVKLKKLFKIILIYGNYMNGSRRGLAYGFKLESLSKLEDTRSTDRKQTFLSYIVDVVRRKFPDLQDFADDLYVDGATTVSMQTLAADVQGLRKGLDLTKSERDKQPENFIIFTFYNTAFKKVQRVTERYRKMEEAYVQVCSLFGENPKVVEPSDFFKTFIDFISNYKKAERELEELKREKDTEAKMKRMLDGGKQLQARAKIVNAAATEGQRRSLYNMNNRFLVT, from the exons ATGGTTCAAGATCGTGGAAACTCAAAACATCAAATTCATggcaacaagaaaagaaagaaaagctcACAACCAGTTCAAAAATCAATGCGAAGGCTCAGTATGTTCGACTCCATTCGTTCTTCTTCGAGCAACATATTCTCGCAGAGTTCTTCTGGTGAAGGAGGAGACGACATAG AgtttgatgttgatgatgaATTACCAGACGATGAAGAAGTCGAGCGAAGATTTGCCTTACTATTG GAAAAGATGACTCTGCCGCCGGAAAGAGCTGCAGAGCTCGCAAAAAGTCCCAAAGCTAACAAATGGAAGATGATTAAAGCGAAG GAGTTAATGCAACCCAAGTATTCATCTGGTTTCTACATTGAACAGCTAAGGACTCACAAGGATATTGCATTAAACAAGAATTCTGGAGCAAGCAACAAGAAAATGCTGAAAGGTCTGGAACCTGTTGAGATGATTCTACGGTCCCTGGAGGTTGACCTGCGTACCCATCCCAATACTAC GTGGTTGCGTGAATTTATTGATGATCCATTCCGAGGGCATGTTGCCTTGATTGAATTTCTACAGTACCTTCACCTGAACCAACCTCCTTTTGGTGACTTAGATGTTGGGAAAAGGAAAGGCAGACCTGATGTTCTGGCAAGGGACTTT gTTGATGAACATTTGTGCCTTTTGTGTTTAAGGGtgttaatgaaaaacaaa TATGGTTTCCAGTCAGTCATGGGTGTGGAAGACAGTCTGAAAGCCATAATCCTTTGTCTAAAAATAAATAGTTTAAAGACACAAGCATTGGTGGTTAAG ATGTTAGCCCAGGCCTGCATACAGTCAGAATATTATGAAAGAGTTGTTGAAGCCTTGCAATTTTACGCTAAGGCAACAAGAGAGACTAAGCCATTTGAAATGCTGGTCACCCTTATGTATCAGCAACCCATAACGCCTCAATTTCAG ACACTGTGCCTCATCTTCTTTAACTCCCTGATAAGCATTACTCCAACATTTAACTTGAAAGTGTTCCATCAACAAGAAATTGAAGATGCAGGTCTGGATGTGGAGCGTCTGGAAAGg ACCTTGGAGGGTATGGAAGCAGCATCAGTACGCCAATGTTTAAAAACTTGGCAGGAAAACTACATCAATGTACAAAATGTTATGGACGAATTTGTAAGCCTTAGAGAGAGAACCAAGTATCTTAGGGATGAG GTTGATCTTTTGCAAACGAAACTGGAG GAGTTACAGAAAGAGAACACAAAGCTTAGGGAAACAAACACAGAG CTGGACCAGCAAGCTGAAGACTACAGACTGCGAGCTACAGAACTGCAGACAACTCTAGAAAATGTAGTG AAACAAGTGCAACATGAAGCGGACCAGGTTGAGTTGCCTGATGACCTAATCACCAGTGTAACAGAAGCTGCAGCTGCAGTGACAGTTCCACCCGCTCCTTCCCCACCCCCGCCACCACCACCTCCTCCACCACCACTTGGAGCAGAAG GCACTCTGGTTCCTCCTCCCCCTCCACCTCCTCCAGGAATAG ATGGGTCTTTGTCTGTGAAGCGGAGAGTGAATGCTAATAAGGTTCGCCTTCCCATGTTGAATTGGACTCCAATATCGAGACAGTCAGATGCTAGCATTTACTTCAAG GAAATCAGGGATGGAGAAGTTCTGGAAATGTTGGACTTTGCTGACTTTGACAGAAAATTCGAGTTGAAAGCCAGTGAAGCATCAGGAGATCTTATTGCCAGGAAAGAGCAAG CCTTGAAGCGAGCAGCAGAACAGATCACGCTTATTGAACCGAAGAGAGCAAGAAACTTGG TGATCGCCCGGCGCCGTATCCAGCATTCTACAGAAATGATTGGAAGCTTGATCGATCAGTGCGATTTGGTAGAACTTCCGCCTGAACATGCTGAGTTACTGCTCAAGTTTGTTCCAACTAAGAAAGAG CTTGCAGGCTTGGCACGACATGTAAGCGAGTTTTCAAGACTGGCTGAAGCTGAACAGTTTATGTTCGAG ATCGCAAAGGTAGAGCGTTACGAGACAAAGCTAAGTGTCATGGCGTTTATTGGGGTATTTGATGAACTCATGAGGACTGTAATGCCG cAAGTCGACGCTGTGCTCAGAGCCGCGACTTCCATTATCAACAGtgtgaaactaaaaaaattgtTCAAG ATTATCTTGATATACGGTAACTACATGAATGGCAGTAGACGAGGACTTGCCTATGGATTTAAATTGGAATCACTTAGCAAG CTCGAGGATACTCGCTCTACAGACAGAAAACAGACTTTCCTGAGTTACATCGTGGATGTTGTGCGAAGAAAATTCCCTGATCTTCAGGACTTTGCAGACGACTTGTACGTTGACGGAGCAACAACAG TATCTATGCAGACACTTGCAGCTGATGTTCAGGGATTACGGAAAGGCTTGGACCTGACGAAGTCTGAGAGAGACAAACAACCAgaaaatttcattattttt ACATTCTACAATACAGCATTCAAGAAAGTTCAGCGTGTGACTGAACGCTATCGTAAGATGGAAGAGGCTTATGTGCAAGTCTGCTCTCTGTTTGGTGAAAATCCTAAAGTAGTCGAACCTTCAGATTTCTTCAAGACCTTCATTGACTTTATATCTAATTATAAG AAAGCTGAGCGAGAGTTGGAGGAACTTAAACGAGAGAAGGACACAGAAGCCAAGATGAAGCGCATGTTGGACGGCGGGAAGCAATTACAGGCTCGCGCTAAAATCGTCAATGCAGCCGCTACGGAAGGTCAGCGGAGATCCCTGTACAACATGAACAATCGATTTTTGGTCACATGA
- the LOC136919051 gene encoding uncharacterized protein, protein MIMIMIMIIIIIIRRRSIAAQDQAIKTNYYRRYILNDGTDPMCRICGQYRETIDHIVAGCPELAKTEYLHRHDKAASYLHWNICKELNINVEEKWYEHEPQTVTEKDNITILWDMPIQTDREIKANRPDIVIKDKQEKSCLLIDMSIPTEKNTSVKVTEKLSKYKDLEIEIERMWGMKDTTIPVVIRALGLIKKGLEKYTKQIPGNIKIRELQKIALLGTSRILRKTLSIK, encoded by the coding sequence atgataatgataatgataatgataataataataataataagaagaagaagcattGCTGCCCAAGACCAAGCCATTAAGACCAATTACTATCGCCGCTACATCCTAAACGATGGTACAGACCCAATGTGCAGGATATGTGGTCAATACCGGGAAACCATTGATCATATCGTGGCAGGGTGCCCTGAGCTGGCCAAAACTGAATACCTTCACAGACATGACAAAGCCGCCTCATACCTACACTGGAACATATGCAAAGAGCTAAATATAAACGTAGAAGAGAAATGGTATGAGCATGAACCCCAAACAGTAACCGAAAAAGACAACATCACAatcttgtgggatatgccaATACAGACAGACCGTGAGATAAAAGCCAACAGACCAGACATtgtaataaaagacaaacaggaGAAAAGCTGCCTACTCATTGATATGTCCATCCCTACTGAAAAGAACACTTCAGttaaagttactgaaaagctgtcaaaatacaaagacctCGAAATCGAGATTGAGCGAATGTGGGGGATGAAGGACACAACGATCCCAGTTGTGATTCGAGCGctgggactaataaaaaagggcttggagaaatacaccaaacaaatcccgggtaacatcaaaattagagaactacagaagattgcactgctaggaacatctcgcatcctacgaaagacactttctatcaagtag
- the LOC136919049 gene encoding uncharacterized protein isoform X2, producing the protein MEVVYLICVVKHKEDVIIAGRSTAFQSDRARQSKSSTVSVYYQVKVMKLLIQSIFCGSLFYAFASSLPQWLFEEIHALHPGSKGDHMTDPLHPAKKSDIPEHKKRKDGVKRLFKFLDYAVQESANGSGEGSTEERPGVTGLPAKQVTKTGDAEEKKALISKDVQKQTLSGYDQQQILENQASASEKQGTQMVSNKYATPVNRLKMKTAYISSQKTPYFAKAKTKYFGETSSEKHLMYNGHEATSIRSPAIPVRSGITPNPFLIMQQHYTASSRHFVGGLHRSNIQSPYYFTYQYTPNRYDRFYMNVNRAPAIRNGKSLETLQEKPYGQPKRLRDEFHQQIRGLIPGRVSSTAYSRYPSLTSSAIGQDSVAISPEFSKLQPSRARLPHLKHAAISSPSFSSEAYNRNVIRQKQSQQSGLAFAIRRMRDYGYPLSQAPVARGLIERKPQPRNALTSLTAAAATARPLVPA; encoded by the exons ATGGAAGTCGTATATTTGATCTGCGTAGTGAAGCACAAAGAAGACGTGATCATTGCAG GCAGAAGCACAGCGTTCCAGTCAGACAGAGCACGTCAGTCAAAATCTTCAACAGT GTCTGTTTACTATCAAGTGAAAGTCATGAAATTGTTGATTCAATCCATCTTTTGCGGTAGTCTTTTTTACGCTTTTG CTTCTTCTTTGCCACAATGGCTCTTTGAAGAAATCCATGCTCTCCATCCTGGTAGCAAAGGGGATCACATGACTGATCCCTTGCATCCTGCAAAAAAGTCAGACATTCCAGAGCATAAGAAGAGAAAGGACGGTGTTAAAAgactttttaaatttcttgattACGCTGTACAGGAAAGCGCAAACGGAAGTGGAGAAGGTTCTACTGAAGAGAGACCGGGTGTAACTGGCTTGCCAGCAAAGCAAGTTACAAAAACTGGTGATGCCGAGGAAAAAAAGGCATTAATTTCAAAAGATGTTCAGAAACAAACTTTGAGTGGCTATGATCAACAACAGATCCTCGAAAATCAGGCTAGCGCAAGTGAAAAGCAAGGAACACAAATGGTGTCAAATAAGTATGCCACACCAGTAAATCGATTGAAAATGAAGACAGCTTACATTTCATCGCAGAAAACACCTTACTTTGCAAAAGCAAAGACAAAGT ATTTTGGGGAGACGTCATCTGAAAAGCATCTGATGTATAATGGTCATGAAGCGACAAGTATACGATCACCGGCGATCCCCGTGCGAAGTGGAATAACTCCTAACCCGTTTTTGATAATGCAGCAGCATTACACAGCTTCTTCTCGGCACTTTGTCG GTGGTCTTCACAGATCAAATATTCAGAGCCCATATTACTTCACCTACCAATATACCCCAAACCGATACGACAGgttttacatgaatgtgaaccgCGCTCCAGCTATACGTAACGGAAAATCACTCGAAACTTTACAAGAAAAACCTTACGGTCAACCAAAGAGACTACGAGATGAATTTCATCAACAAATAAGGGGTCTTATCCCAGGGCGGGTATCTTCTACAGCTTACAGTCGATATCCATCATTAACTAGTTCCGCTATCGGACAGGATTCTGTTGCGATTTCTCCTGAATTTTCAAAACTGCAGCCATCTCGAGCTCGTTTGCCTCATTTGAAGCATGCAGCTATCTCTTCACCCAGCTTTTCCAGTGAAGCTTATAACAGAAATGTCATACGCCAAAAGCAGTCTCAGCAGTCTGGTCTGGCGTTTGCTATCAGAAGGATGCGAGACTATGGTTATCCGCTATCGCAAGCTCCTGTTGCCCGAGGTCTTATTGAGCGTAAGCCTCAACCGCGTAATGCTTTAACCTCTCTTACTGCAGCAGCAGCGACAGCGAGGCCGCTTGTGCCAGCTTGA
- the LOC136919049 gene encoding uncharacterized protein isoform X1 yields the protein MEVVYLICVVKHKEDVIIAGRSTAFQSDRARQSKSSTVSVYYQVKVMKLLIQSIFCGSLFYAFASSLPQWLFEEIHALHPGSKGDHMTDPLHPAKKSDIPEHKKRKDGVKRLFKFLDYAVQESANGSGEGSTEERPGVTGLPAKQVTKTGDAEEKKALISKDVQKQTLSGYDQQQILENQASASEKQGTQMVSNKYATPVNRLKMKTAYISSQKTPYFAKAKTKYQTVKMFPLTDFGETSSEKHLMYNGHEATSIRSPAIPVRSGITPNPFLIMQQHYTASSRHFVGGLHRSNIQSPYYFTYQYTPNRYDRFYMNVNRAPAIRNGKSLETLQEKPYGQPKRLRDEFHQQIRGLIPGRVSSTAYSRYPSLTSSAIGQDSVAISPEFSKLQPSRARLPHLKHAAISSPSFSSEAYNRNVIRQKQSQQSGLAFAIRRMRDYGYPLSQAPVARGLIERKPQPRNALTSLTAAAATARPLVPA from the exons ATGGAAGTCGTATATTTGATCTGCGTAGTGAAGCACAAAGAAGACGTGATCATTGCAG GCAGAAGCACAGCGTTCCAGTCAGACAGAGCACGTCAGTCAAAATCTTCAACAGT GTCTGTTTACTATCAAGTGAAAGTCATGAAATTGTTGATTCAATCCATCTTTTGCGGTAGTCTTTTTTACGCTTTTG CTTCTTCTTTGCCACAATGGCTCTTTGAAGAAATCCATGCTCTCCATCCTGGTAGCAAAGGGGATCACATGACTGATCCCTTGCATCCTGCAAAAAAGTCAGACATTCCAGAGCATAAGAAGAGAAAGGACGGTGTTAAAAgactttttaaatttcttgattACGCTGTACAGGAAAGCGCAAACGGAAGTGGAGAAGGTTCTACTGAAGAGAGACCGGGTGTAACTGGCTTGCCAGCAAAGCAAGTTACAAAAACTGGTGATGCCGAGGAAAAAAAGGCATTAATTTCAAAAGATGTTCAGAAACAAACTTTGAGTGGCTATGATCAACAACAGATCCTCGAAAATCAGGCTAGCGCAAGTGAAAAGCAAGGAACACAAATGGTGTCAAATAAGTATGCCACACCAGTAAATCGATTGAAAATGAAGACAGCTTACATTTCATCGCAGAAAACACCTTACTTTGCAAAAGCAAAGACAAAGT ATCAAACGGTAAAAATGTTTCCCTTAACAGATTTTGGGGAGACGTCATCTGAAAAGCATCTGATGTATAATGGTCATGAAGCGACAAGTATACGATCACCGGCGATCCCCGTGCGAAGTGGAATAACTCCTAACCCGTTTTTGATAATGCAGCAGCATTACACAGCTTCTTCTCGGCACTTTGTCG GTGGTCTTCACAGATCAAATATTCAGAGCCCATATTACTTCACCTACCAATATACCCCAAACCGATACGACAGgttttacatgaatgtgaaccgCGCTCCAGCTATACGTAACGGAAAATCACTCGAAACTTTACAAGAAAAACCTTACGGTCAACCAAAGAGACTACGAGATGAATTTCATCAACAAATAAGGGGTCTTATCCCAGGGCGGGTATCTTCTACAGCTTACAGTCGATATCCATCATTAACTAGTTCCGCTATCGGACAGGATTCTGTTGCGATTTCTCCTGAATTTTCAAAACTGCAGCCATCTCGAGCTCGTTTGCCTCATTTGAAGCATGCAGCTATCTCTTCACCCAGCTTTTCCAGTGAAGCTTATAACAGAAATGTCATACGCCAAAAGCAGTCTCAGCAGTCTGGTCTGGCGTTTGCTATCAGAAGGATGCGAGACTATGGTTATCCGCTATCGCAAGCTCCTGTTGCCCGAGGTCTTATTGAGCGTAAGCCTCAACCGCGTAATGCTTTAACCTCTCTTACTGCAGCAGCAGCGACAGCGAGGCCGCTTGTGCCAGCTTGA
- the LOC136919049 gene encoding uncharacterized protein isoform X3, which produces MKLLIQSIFCGSLFYAFASSLPQWLFEEIHALHPGSKGDHMTDPLHPAKKSDIPEHKKRKDGVKRLFKFLDYAVQESANGSGEGSTEERPGVTGLPAKQVTKTGDAEEKKALISKDVQKQTLSGYDQQQILENQASASEKQGTQMVSNKYATPVNRLKMKTAYISSQKTPYFAKAKTKYQTVKMFPLTDFGETSSEKHLMYNGHEATSIRSPAIPVRSGITPNPFLIMQQHYTASSRHFVGGLHRSNIQSPYYFTYQYTPNRYDRFYMNVNRAPAIRNGKSLETLQEKPYGQPKRLRDEFHQQIRGLIPGRVSSTAYSRYPSLTSSAIGQDSVAISPEFSKLQPSRARLPHLKHAAISSPSFSSEAYNRNVIRQKQSQQSGLAFAIRRMRDYGYPLSQAPVARGLIERKPQPRNALTSLTAAAATARPLVPA; this is translated from the exons ATGAAATTGTTGATTCAATCCATCTTTTGCGGTAGTCTTTTTTACGCTTTTG CTTCTTCTTTGCCACAATGGCTCTTTGAAGAAATCCATGCTCTCCATCCTGGTAGCAAAGGGGATCACATGACTGATCCCTTGCATCCTGCAAAAAAGTCAGACATTCCAGAGCATAAGAAGAGAAAGGACGGTGTTAAAAgactttttaaatttcttgattACGCTGTACAGGAAAGCGCAAACGGAAGTGGAGAAGGTTCTACTGAAGAGAGACCGGGTGTAACTGGCTTGCCAGCAAAGCAAGTTACAAAAACTGGTGATGCCGAGGAAAAAAAGGCATTAATTTCAAAAGATGTTCAGAAACAAACTTTGAGTGGCTATGATCAACAACAGATCCTCGAAAATCAGGCTAGCGCAAGTGAAAAGCAAGGAACACAAATGGTGTCAAATAAGTATGCCACACCAGTAAATCGATTGAAAATGAAGACAGCTTACATTTCATCGCAGAAAACACCTTACTTTGCAAAAGCAAAGACAAAGT ATCAAACGGTAAAAATGTTTCCCTTAACAGATTTTGGGGAGACGTCATCTGAAAAGCATCTGATGTATAATGGTCATGAAGCGACAAGTATACGATCACCGGCGATCCCCGTGCGAAGTGGAATAACTCCTAACCCGTTTTTGATAATGCAGCAGCATTACACAGCTTCTTCTCGGCACTTTGTCG GTGGTCTTCACAGATCAAATATTCAGAGCCCATATTACTTCACCTACCAATATACCCCAAACCGATACGACAGgttttacatgaatgtgaaccgCGCTCCAGCTATACGTAACGGAAAATCACTCGAAACTTTACAAGAAAAACCTTACGGTCAACCAAAGAGACTACGAGATGAATTTCATCAACAAATAAGGGGTCTTATCCCAGGGCGGGTATCTTCTACAGCTTACAGTCGATATCCATCATTAACTAGTTCCGCTATCGGACAGGATTCTGTTGCGATTTCTCCTGAATTTTCAAAACTGCAGCCATCTCGAGCTCGTTTGCCTCATTTGAAGCATGCAGCTATCTCTTCACCCAGCTTTTCCAGTGAAGCTTATAACAGAAATGTCATACGCCAAAAGCAGTCTCAGCAGTCTGGTCTGGCGTTTGCTATCAGAAGGATGCGAGACTATGGTTATCCGCTATCGCAAGCTCCTGTTGCCCGAGGTCTTATTGAGCGTAAGCCTCAACCGCGTAATGCTTTAACCTCTCTTACTGCAGCAGCAGCGACAGCGAGGCCGCTTGTGCCAGCTTGA